CGATTTTGAGGTTTATATAAACATGCAAGTTACCGTTGAAACTAAAGAAGGCCTAGAGCGCGTTCTAACTATCACTGTTCCAGCAGCAAACATTGAAGATGCAGTATCTGCTGAGCTTCGTAATATCGCTAAAAATCGTCGCTTCGATGGCTTCCGTAAAGGTAAAGTGCCAATGAAGATGGTTGCGAAAATGTATGGTCAAGCGGTACGCAATGATGTGATGGGTGAAGTTATGCAACGTCACTTCATCGAAGCTATCGTAAAAGAGAAAATCAACCCAGCTGGCGCTCCAACATTTACACCTGTTGAATTCGCAGAAGGTAAAGATCTAGTTTTCTCTGCTTCTTTTGAAGTTTACCCAGAAGTAGCTCTTCAAGGTCTAGACAAAGTTGTTGTTGAAAAACCACAAGTTGAAGTTAAAGATGAAGACGTAGCAGAAATGCTAGAAACTCTACGTAAGCAACAATCTACTTGGGCTGATGCTGATATCGCTGCTGAAGACGGTACTCGCGCTACAATCAACTTTGTTGGTTCTATCGACGGTGAAGAGTTTGAAGGCGGTAAAGCTGAAAACTTCCCTCTAGAAATGGGCCAAGGTCGTATGATCCCTGGTTTTGAAGATGGCATCAAAGGTAAGAAAGCTGGTGACGAACTAACTATCGACGTTAACTTCCCAGAAGAATACCACGCAGAAAACCTAAAAGGTAAAGCTGCACAGTTCGCTATTAAAGTAGTTAAAGTTGAAGCTCGTGAGCTTCCTGAACTAAACGACGAGTTCGTTGCTAAGTTCGGCGCTGAAGGTGGCGTTGAAGGTCTTAAAGCTGAAGTTCGTAAGAACATGGAGCGTGAACTAGCTCAAGCTGTTAAGAACAAGATCAAAGAACAAGCAATCAACGGTCTAGTTGAGCAAAACAACATTGACGTACCTTCTGCTCTAATCGATCAAGAAGTTCAAGTTTTACGTCAACAAGCAGTTCAACGTTTCGGTGGCAACGCTGACACAGCTCCTGAGCTTCCACGTGAACTATTTGAAGAACAAGCTAAACGTCGCGTAGTTGTTGGTCTTCTTCTTGGTGAAGTTATCAAGTCTGAAGAGCTAAAAGCTGATGATGAGAAAGTAAAAGCACTTATCAACGAAATGGCTTCTGCATACGAAGATCCAACAGAAGTTGTTGCTTACTACGAAGGCAACGAGCAAATGATGAACAACATGCGTAATGTTGCTCTAGAAGAACAAGCTGTTGAAGCTATCCTAGCTAAAGCACAAGTTTCTGAAAAAGCATTTGGCTTTAACGAACTAATGAATCAACAACCTGCTTAATTTCTAAATTAATTAAGTAGTTAGTTGACTTAGTTTCACAAGATCTGCTAATAATGGTCCGAATGAAGCGTCATTCGGACCATTTATTTTATAAGGGATACGGTTATGAGCTATCAAGAAAACAATGCAATGCCTTCTATTATGGATGCACTTGTTCCTATGGTTGTTGAGCAAACTTCACGTGGTGAGCGTTCGTATGATATTTATTCCCGTCTGTTAAAAGAGCGAGTTATCTTTTTAACAGGTCAAGTTGAAGATCACATGGCTAACCTAGTTGTAGCACAGTTGCTTTTCCTTGAGTCTGAGAACCCTGATAAGGATATCTTCCTATACATTAACTCTCCAGGCGGCTCTGTTACTGCGGGTATGTCTATTTACGACACAATGCAGTTCATCAAGCCAAACGTGAGTACAGTATGTATGGGTCAAGCATGTTCTATGGGTGCCTTCTTACTTGCAGGTGGTGCTCCTGGTAAGCGTTATGTATTACCAAATTCACGTGTGATGATTCACCAACCACTAGGTGGTTTCCAAGGTCAAGCGTCTGATATTCAAATTCATGCTCAAGAAATCTTAACGATTAAGAAGAAATTGAATACGTTGCTTGCAGAGCACACAGGTCAGCCTTTGGAAGTGATTGAACAAGATACAGATCGTGATAATTTCATGTCAGCAGATGATGCTGTGAAATACGGTCTTGTAGATGCTGTGTTAAATAAGCGTGACTAATTCATAAAAAAGCAGTAACGTTTACAGCAAAGAAGGTAAGTTAGTATAAACTTACAGCATAAAGGCAACGTTTAAGAGGTTAGCAAATGACAGACAAGCGTAAAGACGAAAATAGTGGAAAGTTACTATATTGCTCTTTTTGCGGAAAAAGCCAGCATGAAGTTCGTAAACTAATTGCAGGCCCATCTGTTTATGTTTGTGATGAGTGCGTTGATTTATGTAACGACATTATTCGCGAAGAGCTAAAAGATAATACTCTGTCTCCTAAAGAGAGTAGTGAAGAGTTACCAACACCACGTAATATTCGTGAGCATTTAGATGACTATGTAATTGGTCAAGAACATGCGAAGAAAGTACTGGCTGTTGCTGTATACAACCACTACAAGCGTTTGCGTAATGGCGATACAACAAAAGATGGGGTAGAGCTTGGTAAAAGTAATATCCTTCTGATTGGCCCAACGGGTAGTGGTAAAACATTACTTGCTGAGACTCTAGCTCGTTTCTTGGATGTACCGTTTACTATGGCGGATGCAACCACATTAACTGAAGCGGGTTATGTTGGTGAAGATGTTGAAAACATCATTCAAAAGCTATTACAAAAATGCGATTACGATCCTGCTAAAGCAGAGCGTGGCATTGTATATATCGATGAAATTGACAAGATTTCTCGTAAGTCTGAAAACCCATCAATTACACGTGATGTATCTGGTGAAGGTGTTCAGCAAGCGCTATTGAAATTGATTGAAGGCACAATTGCTTCAGTTCCACCTCAAGGTGGTCGTAAGCATCCACAGCAAGAATTCCTACAAGTAGATACATCTAAGATTCTATTTATTTGTGGTGGTGCTTTTGCTGGCTTAGATAAAGTAATTGAGCAACGTGTTGCAACAGGTACAGGCATTGGTTTTGGTGCTGATGTTCGTTCTAAAGAAAACGAAGCAACAATCGGTGATTTGTTCAAGCAAATTGAACCAGAAGATTTAGTTAAGTTTGGTTTAATTCCAGAATTTATTGGCCGTTTGCCTGTAACAACAACGCTGACTGAATTAGATGAAGAAGCGTTAGTTCAGATTTTAAGTCAACCTAAAAATGCATTAACTAAACAATATGGTGCATTATTTGATTTAGAAGGTGCAGAGCTTGAATTCCGTGAAGATGCTTTAAAAGCAATTGCTAAAAAAGCAATGGATCGTAAAACAGGTGCTCGTGGACTTCGCTCAATTCTAGAAGCGGTATTACTTGAGACTATGTATGAATTACCTTCAAAAGAAGGCGTTTCTAAAGTAGTAATCGATGAGTCTGTGATTAATGGTGAATCAGAACCACTATTAATTTTTGAAAACACAGAAACAAAAGCAATTTCTGCTGAATAGCAAAAAGACAAGTTAGTTGAATAAAAAGGAGGCATTGGCCTCCTTTTTTATTTTTTAATGAAAATTATATTGAATCTTAGCGACTTGCCCCCATATTATTCCTAATAGATACTGACGGAAAGAGAGAAGAATATGAACCTGGAGCGTTCCGAGCGCATCGAGATACCAGTTCTACCATTACGCGATGTTGTGGTATATCCCCACATGGTTATTCCATTATTCGTAGGCCGTGAAAAATCCATCCGTTGCTTAGAAGCAGCAATGGAACAAAATAAGCAAGTTTTACTTGTGGCACAAAAAGAAGCTGCAAAAGAAGAGCCACAGTTAGATGACTTGCACGGTGTTGGTACAATTGCGACAATTTTACAGTTATTAAAACTACCAGACGGCACAGTAAAAGTGTTAGTTGAAGGTCAGCAACGAGCGAAAATTCACCAGTTTCTTGAGGCTGATTTCTTTACTGCCGATGCTGAATTCTTGCTGACACCTGTTATTGATGATGCAGAGCAAGAAGTGATCATGCGCTCTGCAATTAATCAATTTGAAGGCTTCATCAAATTAAATAAAAAGATTCCACCAGAAGTGTTAACTTCATTAAATGGAATTGAAGATGCTGCACGCCTTGCTGATACTATCGCTGCTCATATGCCATTAAAATTGGTTGATAAGCAAGAAGTATTAGAATTAACAGATGTGATTGCTCGTTTAGAATATTTAATGGGCATGATGGAATCGGAGATCGATTTACTTCAAATCGAAAAACGTATTCGTGGCCGCGTTAAAAAACAAATGGAAAAAAGCCAACGTGAGTACTATTTGAATGAGCAAATGAAAGCCATTCAGAAAGAACTGGGCGATTTGGATGATGCGCCTGATGAATTTGAAGCACTGCAAAAGAAAATTGTAGATGCAAAAATGCCAAAAGAAGCGCAAGAAAAAGCAGAGCAAGAGCTTCAGAAATTAAAAATGATGTCTCCAATGTCAGCTGAAGCAACGGTAGTTCGTAGCTACATTGATTGCATGGTTGGTGTTCCATGGCATAAACGCTCTAAAGTGAAGAAAGACTTGGCAAAAGCTGAAGAGATCTTAAATTCAGATCACTACGGCTTAGAGCGAGTAAAAGAACGTATTTTAGAATATTTAGCGGTTCAAAGCCGAGTAAGTAAGCTAAAAGGTCCTATCCTTTGTTTAGTTGGACCTCCTGGTGTAGGTAAAACCTCATTAGGGCAATCTATTGCGAAAGCAACGGGACGTAAATACACACGTATGGCTCTTGGTGGCGTACGTGATGAAGCTGAGATTCGAGGACATCGTCGTACTTACATTGGTTCATTACCAGGTAAGTTAATCCAAAAGCTGTCGAAAGTTGAAGTGAAAAACCCACTCTTCCTTTTGGATGAGATTGACAAAATGTCATCGGACATGCGTGGTGATCCAGCATCTGCTTTATTAGAAGTACTTGATCCTGAACAAAACAGCGCATTCAGTGATCACTATTTAGAAGTTGATTACGATTTGTCAGATGTCATGTTTGTTGCAACGTCTAACTCAATGAATATTCCGGGTCCATTATTGGATCGTATGGAAGTGATTCGTTTATCTGGTTATACAGAAGATGAAAAATTAAACATTGCTAAGAATCATTTACTGACAAAACAAATTAAGCGTAATGGCTTAAAAGAAAATGAAATTGAGATTGATGATTCAGCAATCATTGGCATTATTCGTTATTACACGCGTGAAGCTGGTGTTCGTAGTTTAGAGCGCGAAATCTCTAAATTATGCCGTAAAGCGGTTAAGCAGATCTTACTTGATAAATCGATTAAGAAAGTAACGATTAATCAAGATAACCTGAAAGATTTCTTAGGCGTTCAGCGCTGTGATTACGGTAAAGCAGATGATGAGAATCGTATTGGTCAGGTTGTTGGTTTAGCTTGGACTGAGGTAGGTGGTGACTTACTTACTATTGAAGCTGAATCAATGATAGGTAAAGGTAAACTTACTTATACAGGTTCGCTTGGTGACGTGATGAAAGAGTCAATCCAAGCAGCAATGACCGTAGTTCGTACTCGTGCTGAAAAATTAGGTATTAATCCTGATTTCTATGAAAAGCGTGATATTCACGTTCACGTACCAGAAGGTGCAACACCAAAAGACGGTCCAAGTGCAGGTATCGGTATGTGTACGGCACTTGTTTCAAGCTTAACTGGTAATCCGGTTCGTTCTGATGTTGCAATGACGGGTGAAATTACATTACGTGGTGAAGTACTGCCTATTGGTGGTTTAAAAGAAAAATTGTTAGCTGCACACCGTGGTGGAATTAAAACCGTGATCATTCCAAAAGAGAATGAGCGTGATTTAGAAGACATTCCAGCGAATGTAATTGCTGATTTATCTGTACATCCAGTTAAGTGGATTGACGAAGTTTTGACATTGGCTTTACAAAGCGACCCATCAGGTTTTAGTGTTGAACAATCTAAAAAGTGATGTGTAGCAAAAAACGTTGATATAACAGGGCTGACAAGTCGAAATGACTTGTCACTCTATATTGATATCGTTAAGTTAGACTCTATTGCTGTGAAGATAAATTCACACAACAAATATTATTATATGGACTCGTTCATTAAACTGTTGAATGAAAATTTTAAAGGGGAATACCGTGAATAAATCTCAATTAGTTGATCAAATTGCTGAAAGTGCAGATATCTCAAAAGCAGCAGCAGGCCGTGCTTTAGATGCACTAGTTGAAACAGTAACTGAGACGCTAAAAAGTGGCGATCAAGTAACTCTTGTTGGTTTTGGGTCATTTGTAGTTCGTGAGCGTGCAGCTCGCACAGGTCGTAACCCTAAAACTGGTGAAGCGATTGAGATTTCAGCTGCAAAAGTTCCTGCTTTTAAAGCGGGTAAAGCATTAAAAGATGCGTGTAACTAATCGAAAACTAGATAAAACTCTACACAAGCTAGCGTAACGCTAGTAGACTAGAGATATGAGTCATAGGCGCATCCAATGATGCGCTTTTTTATTGTTAAATTTTTCTTTTGTTGAACTATTTTACATTTTCACTATCAATAGAAATTGACACGCTACTTGTATAAATAGTGTATTCCACTTGGTGATTAGGAGTTAAAACATATTATGATGGATCGAATTCGCGAAGGTTCAACAGGCCTTGCAGTTAAGATCATTCTCGGTCTAATTATTTTCTCATTTGTATTTGCAGGTGTAGGTAGTTATTTAGTCGGTGGTGGCCAGCCTTTAGCAGCGAAAGTTGGTGAGCGCGAAATTACTCGTAATGAGTTTGAGCAAGTTTATCAAAATGAACGTAACCGTATGCAATCACAGTTAGGTGAATATTTTGCTACGTTACTGGGTGATCCTGCATATGTAGAGCAATTCCGTAAGTCAGTTTTAGACCGTATGGTTAATGATGCACTGCTTGATAACCAAGCTCAAGATTTAGGCTTGCGTATTAGCGATGATCAAATTCGTCAAACTATCCTTTCAATGCCTCAATTCCAAAAAGATGGCAAGTTTGATGAAGAAATCTATAACATTTCTTTACGCCGCGCAGGTTTTAGCTCTGATAGTTTTGCCGCTTACTTACGTCAAGACTTAGTAAGAAACCAGCTAGTTATGGCGTTGGAATCGACAGAGTTTACGTTATCAAATGAAGTTCAAGCACAAGCGGCTTTAGAAACTCAGCAACGTGAAATTCGTACGATTACATTAAATACTGCTGATTTTGCTAAAAATGCAAAAGTAACAGATGAAGAAATCACAGAATACTACAATGCAAACAAACAACAATTTGTTCGACCTGAACAAGTAAAAGTGTCATATGTAGAGCTATCTGGTAATTCATTAAAAGCGCAGGCGCCAATTACAGATAAAGAAATTGAAGAGTACTATCAAGCAAATTTAGATAAATATTCTACACAAGAGAAGCGTGAAGTTAGCCATATTTTAATTAAAGGCGACGAAGCTGATGCACAAAAAGTGCTAGATAGAATTAACAATGGTGAAGACTTTGCCACTGTAGCTAAAGATGCTTCACAAGATATCCCTACAGCTAAAGAAGGTGGTTCTTTAGGCTGGATTGAACGTGGTGTTATTGATCCTGAGTTTGAAGATGCCGCTTTCCAATTAGCAAAAGTTGGTGATCATTCTGGTATCGTTAAATCAGCGTTTGGTTATCATATTATTCAATTGAATGGTATCGAAGAGCCAACGACAAAACCGCTTGCTGAAGTAAGTGCTGATATCAAATCTTTCTTAGTTGATGAGCATGCAGCAGATGCGTTTTACAGTCTACAAACTGAATTAGCTGAAAAAGCGTTTGAATCACCTGATTCATTAGATGATGCAGCAGAAGCAGTTGATGCGAAGATTGTAACATCTGATTTCTTCTCTCAAGCTGATGCACCTAAAGCGCTTGCGGATTCAGCTGTACTTCAAGCTATTTATAGCCCAGAAGTTAAAGAAGATGGCTTAAACTCTGATGTTATCGAAATTGCACCTGAACACGTTATCGTTGTTCGTGTTGAAGATGTTCGTGATGAAATGGTTTTACCTCTTGATGAAGTAAAAGATGCAGTAATCGCTCGATTATCTCAGGCACAAGGCGAACAGAAAGCTCTAGAACTTGCTCAAAACGTAATTTCAGGTCTTAATAACGGTGACAATAGCGTTATCGCAAATAATGGCTTAGCGTTTGCTGAGGCTCGTATGATCAGCCGTAATGATGAGTTAGCAAATGATGTATACCGCTTAGAGAAACCTGTTGATGGTAAATCAACGTATGCGCAGGTTATGGATCGTCAAGGAAACCATGTCATTGTTGCTCTTGATAGTGTATTAGAATTAAATGATTCAAATATGTCATCGCAAATTGCTACTGGTTTATTGCGTTCTCAAACTCAGCAAGATTTAACTGCAACGTTAGATACGCTAAAAGAAAGTACAGAAATTAGCTATCCGTTACTTGAACAGTAAAGCATTTCTTTGTAACTGATAAATATAAAAGACGGGCTCCTATAAGGGGCCCGTCGTGTTTTTAAAGATAGAAACTATTTCCATATAGGTTTTTAGTAAACGTTTTAATATGCTTTTTCCGATGTTTGAATAGGTGTTGTTTTCTGATGTATCAATCATCATTTTTTCATTTTAAAAAGGATACATAATGAAACGCATACTCACTTTACTTAGTACCTTGATGTTAACACTAACACTTTTCTCTGCTTCAGTAGCTGCAGAAGTAACAAAAAGCGATACACATGAAGGTATTGAAATAACGGTTAACATCAACCAAGCAGGAGCTGAAGAGCTAAAAACGTTATTGGTTGGTGTTGGAGAATCAAAAGCTCAAGCGATAATTGATTACCGTAATGCTAACGGCAAGTTTGTCAAAGCTGATGATTTAACGAAAGTTAAAGGTATTGGGGATAAACTGGTTGAGAAAAACCGAGATAGAATCACATTGTAGAGTTATATTTAGTTGTACCAATTTAGCTAATCAGTTCATTGGTATAATAAAAAGGCAGCCATGAAGGCTAATGCCGATCGTTTAAGGGACTTGAACGATCCTTTGCAGCCTTCATAATCGGTCTTAAATTTATTTTAAGGCCGATTTTTTATGTCTGAGTTTTCTCGTGAATTACAATTAACTGCAGAATTTCACCTTCCTGAATCTATGGATTCATTTCGGAAAAATATTCCTATTGAGTGGATTTCAGAAGCCGTTAACCAAACTGGTCGCGCCGCTATCAGAAAGCGCAGATTTCCTGCTGAACAAGCTGTTTGGTTAGTGCTTGGAATTGGCTTAATGCGTAACCGCTCCATTAGCGATGTTTGTGATAAATTAGAATTAGCCTTCCCTGATGCTAAAGGGGAGCTCCCTCCCTTGGCCACAAGTAGTATCGTAAAAGCTAGACAGCGTATTGGTTATGAACCATTACGTTACCTATTTCATACCACTGCGAGTAAATGGGAGACAGAAGAATCGCCTGATTTAGTTTGTGGACTTAAACTCATGAGCGTTGACGGGACTCAATTTAAAACCCCTGAAACTAAGGATAACCAAAAGCTAGGCTACGCGACAGGTAAGGCTACATTTCCTTCAGTTCTTGCTGTTACCCTCATGTCTACACGCACCCACCTTATTTCAGATGCTGCTTTTGGACCAATAACCAATAGTGAAATATCTTATGCACAACAATTAGTTGGCTCCGCTCCAAATAATTCATTAACTCTTTTTGACCGTGGTTTTATGTCCGCTGAACTTTTTGAATCATGGCGTAATGCAGGAAAAAATACTCATTGGTTAACTCCAATAAAAAGTAAATTTAGGTACGACGTTTTAGAAGAGTTTTCAGACTACGATAAACTGATTAAAATGCCAGTTTCGCCTGATGCAAAACAGAAATATCCTCACCTCGGAGATAGCTGGCAAGCTCGTTTAGTTTTAATACCTGAGCCGAAAGGAGAGATCAAAGGGTTTATTACTTCATTAGAGTGTCCTGTGACTTATCCATTGAAAGATATTGTTGAAATTTACTGGGAACGATGGGAAATAGAACAAGGTTATGGTGAATTAAAACAAGGTCAACTTAACAATCAAGCAGTGCTTAGAAGCTTGAAAATAGAAGGAATATATCAAGAGTTATGGGGGATTTTGATTTCTTATAACCTCGTTCGTCTAGAAATGAAAAGAATGGCCGATTTTCATAAAATGGAACCATTAAGAATAAGCTTTATTAATGCGTTAAGGCTAATCCAAGATGAGTTCCTGTGGTGTTCAGGGCGAACACCAGGAACAGTGCCCAAGAAGCTGAAAAATCTACGAGAAAGCGGAAAGCGTCTAATCCTGCCAAAGAAAAGAAAGCGAAAACCATTTCCGCGACAAGTGCTTTATAAAGCACCGCGCTACCCTTATAAAAAAAGAGCCACTAGCTGTTAAGCGAGCGGCATTAAGCCATGAAGGCTGCCTTTTTTGTGCTAAATCGCATTCTGAATATTTGATATTCAGTTTGGACTTACTTATTAATGGGCTTTTTCAGCACCGTGCATCCAACGAATAAGCGTACCTGAAATTATCAGAAGAAGAACACCAGAAACCGTTGCCGTGATAGCAATACCAGCAAAAATATCTAGAGCACCTAAGCTTTCAACATGTGAGCCTACTAAACCTGCAATGTAGTTAGAGATAGCATTGAAGCCAAACCAAGTCCCCATCATTAATGAAGCTAAACGTAATGGAGCTAATTTAGTCACTAATGAAAGACCAATTGGTGATAAACACAGTTCACCTAAAGTATGGAAGAAATACGCGCCAACTAACCAAAGCATTGAGGTTTTAATGGTTAAGTCGCCACCTTGTTCTAGTACTGCGCCAACCATACATACGAAACCCATAGCCAAGAAGAATAGAGCCATCGCAAATTTAACTGGTGAGCTTGGCTCTTTTGGACCGAGTTTAACCCATATACCAGCAATGATAGGAGCAAGAACAATAATAAAGAATGGGTTTAACGATTGGAACCAGGCTGCAGGAACTTCAAAAGAACCAATCATTCTATCTGTGTATTGTTGTGAATATACATTCATTAGGCCACCAGCTTGTTCAAAACCTGCCCAGAAAACAATAACGAATAAGCCCATGATCATGACCACTTTTAGTCGATCAATTTCTTCTTTAGTTAATGCAGTGCTTGATTTACCAGCTGCTTTTGCATTCTCTTTTGCAATATGTGCAGCAGGTCTAACACCGATGTTACCTAAGAAGCGCTGAGCAAAAAGACCTTGAATGATCAAACTGATGATCATACCGATACCAGCTGCAACGAAACCAGCTTTCCATCCCCATACTCCAGTTACAGAGCCTGATACAACACCAGCAAGTAAAGAACCTAAGTTAATACCCATGTAGAAGATAGTAAATGCACCATCGCGTCGATGATCACCATCTTCATATAAATCACCAACCATTGTTGACACATTTGGTTTAAATAAACCATTACCAGCAATTAGAAAACCAAGACCGGTATAAAATAAGGCTTCGACAGAAAAAGGAAGAAAATCGTGTGGTAAAGCCAAAGTAAATTGACCAATTACCATTAAAAAACCACCGATTAATAATGCTTTACGTTGGCCTAAGTAATTATCAGCTAACCATCCGCCAATGAGGGGGGTGATGTACATAAGTGCGGTATAAGTACCATATAGGCTTAATGCGTCTTTTACTGTCCAACCCATACCGCCATTGATGGTTCTATCTGTGAGATATAGAACCAAAATAGCGCGCATTGCGTAATAGGAGAAGCGTTCCCAGAGCTCTGTTCCAAAAAGTAAGAACAACCCTTGAGGGTGTCCCATAAGTAATTTGTTGTTATTTGACATAATGTTCTCTTTTATAATGGAATATTATTCTTCTTATACATCGTAAATTTATACGCTTTGAATGTCGTTACTGCAATGTCGTACATTTTTATGTGATTTGCGTAACATTTTAACTCTTTGAAATGTTTGGAAACATTTTAAATTAGTAACATTATCATACTCTGTTTTTGTTTTTACTTGTAGGTTTAAGTTCTTTTTTGTTTTAATTTATTAGTTTTTTATTTTAATTCTTCGTTGTTATTTAGGTTTTAGATGTAATTTTGGTTATTTATCGATATTTAACATTTGTTGTGCGTGCAACTATTGATTTTTACTAGGAAATCATTTTTTTGAATGATTTGACATGCTATGATCTTCCGTTGGTTTGGTTAGGTATTGAGTTATGAAACAGTGGTATTTACTTTATTGCAAACGCGGTGAGCAAGAGAGAGCGAAACTACATTTAGAAAATCAAATGGTAGAGTGCTTTTATCCTGAGATCGTTGTAGAGAAAATTGTTCGAGGAAAAAGAAAACAAGTAAAAGAACCACTATTTCCATGTTATATGTTTATCTATTTTGACTTTGAGATAGGTCCGTCGTTTACTTCTATTCGTTCTACTCGTGGAGTCAGTGACTTTATCCGATTTGGTGCTCAGCCAAAGGTTCTGCAAGGTGACTTGATATACTCATTAAAAACGCTCGATGAAAATAACAATAAAGAAAAAGTAGAGTGTTTACCTGAAGCAGGGCAAAAAGTAGCGATAAAAGAAGGACCGTATAGCGGTATTGAAGCCATTTATAAAGAAGCTGATGGTGAAAAACGCTCTATCCTCTTAATAACGTTAATTAATAAAAAAGTAGAAATTAAAATACCAAACTCAGATATAGAATATTAATACATAAAAAAAGCGCCTATATAAGGCGCTTTTTTATTACTCTAAATAAGTGTTAGTTCATTAATTGTATGCTTCGTTATGAACGGCTTGAACAGCACGACCTGACGGATCTACACAGTTCTGGAAAGATTCATCCCATTCAATTGCTTTTGCTGATGAACAAGCAACTGATGGACCACCAGGAACACATTTCGCTGCATCCTCTAGAGGGAATAACTCTTCAAAGATTTCTCGATAAACATACGCTTCTTTCGTTGTTGGCGTGTTATACGGGAAGCGGAATTTTGCTGATTCCATTTGTTGATCTGTTACTTTTGCCTCTGCTGTTTCTC
The Aliivibrio fischeri ATCC 7744 = JCM 18803 = DSM 507 DNA segment above includes these coding regions:
- a CDS encoding ComEA family DNA-binding protein, whose translation is MKRILTLLSTLMLTLTLFSASVAAEVTKSDTHEGIEITVNINQAGAEELKTLLVGVGESKAQAIIDYRNANGKFVKADDLTKVKGIGDKLVEKNRDRITL
- a CDS encoding IS4 family transposase, with protein sequence MSEFSRELQLTAEFHLPESMDSFRKNIPIEWISEAVNQTGRAAIRKRRFPAEQAVWLVLGIGLMRNRSISDVCDKLELAFPDAKGELPPLATSSIVKARQRIGYEPLRYLFHTTASKWETEESPDLVCGLKLMSVDGTQFKTPETKDNQKLGYATGKATFPSVLAVTLMSTRTHLISDAAFGPITNSEISYAQQLVGSAPNNSLTLFDRGFMSAELFESWRNAGKNTHWLTPIKSKFRYDVLEEFSDYDKLIKMPVSPDAKQKYPHLGDSWQARLVLIPEPKGEIKGFITSLECPVTYPLKDIVEIYWERWEIEQGYGELKQGQLNNQAVLRSLKIEGIYQELWGILISYNLVRLEMKRMADFHKMEPLRISFINALRLIQDEFLWCSGRTPGTVPKKLKNLRESGKRLILPKKRKRKPFPRQVLYKAPRYPYKKRATSC
- a CDS encoding peptide MFS transporter, with the translated sequence MSNNNKLLMGHPQGLFLLFGTELWERFSYYAMRAILVLYLTDRTINGGMGWTVKDALSLYGTYTALMYITPLIGGWLADNYLGQRKALLIGGFLMVIGQFTLALPHDFLPFSVEALFYTGLGFLIAGNGLFKPNVSTMVGDLYEDGDHRRDGAFTIFYMGINLGSLLAGVVSGSVTGVWGWKAGFVAAGIGMIISLIIQGLFAQRFLGNIGVRPAAHIAKENAKAAGKSSTALTKEEIDRLKVVMIMGLFVIVFWAGFEQAGGLMNVYSQQYTDRMIGSFEVPAAWFQSLNPFFIIVLAPIIAGIWVKLGPKEPSSPVKFAMALFFLAMGFVCMVGAVLEQGGDLTIKTSMLWLVGAYFFHTLGELCLSPIGLSLVTKLAPLRLASLMMGTWFGFNAISNYIAGLVGSHVESLGALDIFAGIAITATVSGVLLLIISGTLIRWMHGAEKAH
- the rfaH gene encoding transcription/translation regulatory transformer protein RfaH; protein product: MKQWYLLYCKRGEQERAKLHLENQMVECFYPEIVVEKIVRGKRKQVKEPLFPCYMFIYFDFEIGPSFTSIRSTRGVSDFIRFGAQPKVLQGDLIYSLKTLDENNNKEKVECLPEAGQKVAIKEGPYSGIEAIYKEADGEKRSILLITLINKKVEIKIPNSDIEY